In one window of Bifidobacterium sp. WK041_4_12 DNA:
- the dapE gene encoding succinyl-diaminopimelate desuccinylase, with protein sequence MHASSDSSATAITLDTRSSERRQLDAIFEQIMNIYSVSDDEHALADAVDTFLRTQQHLEVRRLGDTVVALTHRNRDARVVLAGHLDTVPVIHNFPPRWLEPGDSLIRPEIAQAHPSSPVMWGRGSADMKASDAVMLYLAATLTDTTYDLTFVFYDHEEVAAEHNGLRKVAQAHPDWIQADFAIIGEPTSCAIEGGCNGTMRFDVITHGIAAHSARAWMGRNAIHEAADILNRLNAFEPRAFTVDGLEYQEGLNATMISGGSGTNVIPEECRVHVNYRFAPDKSIEEAKSLMFGEQSGIQLGSEEVKAPGGIFAGYGIVMHDESPSARPGMDAPLSKSLAQLVMEETQQEARAKMGWTDVARFSQIGTPAVNFGAGDPLLAHKHDEQVPVDDLYTMTDILTKWLS encoded by the coding sequence ATGCATGCTTCCTCAGATAGTTCCGCAACGGCCATCACCCTCGATACTCGATCATCAGAACGCCGTCAGCTCGATGCCATATTCGAACAGATCATGAACATATATTCGGTGAGTGACGACGAGCATGCATTGGCTGATGCCGTCGATACTTTTCTTCGAACGCAGCAGCATCTTGAGGTGCGTCGCCTCGGTGACACGGTTGTTGCCTTGACGCACCGCAATCGTGATGCGCGCGTGGTCCTTGCTGGGCATCTTGACACCGTTCCAGTGATTCACAACTTTCCGCCGCGCTGGCTTGAACCGGGAGATTCGCTGATTCGCCCAGAGATCGCGCAGGCGCATCCATCGTCGCCAGTGATGTGGGGCAGGGGATCGGCCGACATGAAGGCATCCGATGCCGTGATGCTCTATCTCGCGGCGACGCTGACGGATACCACATATGACCTGACCTTCGTGTTCTATGACCACGAAGAGGTCGCTGCCGAACATAATGGTCTGCGTAAGGTAGCGCAGGCGCACCCTGATTGGATTCAGGCCGACTTCGCCATCATCGGCGAGCCGACATCGTGCGCCATCGAGGGTGGATGCAATGGAACGATGCGCTTCGATGTGATAACCCATGGCATCGCCGCGCATTCTGCCCGAGCATGGATGGGAAGAAACGCCATCCATGAGGCTGCCGACATCCTGAACCGTCTCAATGCCTTCGAACCGCGTGCATTCACCGTAGACGGACTCGAATATCAGGAGGGGCTGAACGCAACGATGATTTCCGGTGGAAGTGGCACCAACGTGATTCCCGAGGAATGCAGAGTGCATGTCAACTACCGCTTCGCACCGGACAAATCCATAGAGGAAGCCAAAAGTCTGATGTTTGGCGAACAAAGCGGCATTCAGCTCGGCTCTGAGGAAGTGAAGGCTCCTGGTGGCATCTTTGCAGGGTATGGCATCGTGATGCATGACGAATCGCCATCGGCGAGACCGGGAATGGATGCACCTCTCAGCAAATCCCTGGCGCAGTTGGTTATGGAAGAGACCCAGCAGGAAGCTCGTGCAAAGATGGGGTGGACGGATGTCGCCCGATTCTCTCAGATTGGCACACCGGCCGTGAACTTCGGCGCAGGGGATCCTCTGCTGGCGCACAAGCATGACGAGCAGGTTCCCGTCGATGATTTATACACCATGACCGATATTCTGACGAAATGGCTGTCATAG
- the nusG gene encoding transcription termination/antitermination protein NusG, producing MTDEQENIDNEAPVADEALNDARQFENGLATDKEPLEGDPAVSTDQPQEQVDELPKTTDDDNPASDVTSGTTADLSVNPHTEAVAESADDPMIDTTAEAEPATTPSENAADAEPADDSAEEADEEGDAGERAVKAFSKQLRTLEGKWYVLHTYSGYEKRVKANIESRVTSFGLEDKIFQVEIPMEEVEKHTDKGKKIVTRVRIPGYVLIRMWPDEDARRIVRETEAVTGFVGPSREPAPLSRKEVVNMMAPMIASEALKESGDKPAAAKKRKVEVSFAAGDQVTVTEGPFSTMPAVVSEVEPATQKLTVLVSIFGRDTPVELGFDQVEKIS from the coding sequence ATGACTGATGAACAAGAAAACATCGATAACGAGGCTCCGGTTGCCGACGAGGCATTGAATGATGCTCGGCAATTCGAGAACGGTCTAGCTACCGATAAGGAACCGTTGGAAGGGGATCCAGCAGTTTCTACCGATCAGCCTCAGGAGCAGGTCGATGAACTTCCCAAGACAACGGACGACGATAATCCCGCCAGCGATGTGACTTCCGGCACAACCGCCGATCTGTCAGTCAATCCGCACACGGAGGCCGTTGCTGAGTCAGCAGATGATCCAATGATCGATACTACTGCCGAAGCGGAACCTGCTACCACGCCTTCCGAGAATGCGGCGGATGCTGAACCAGCCGATGACTCTGCTGAAGAGGCCGATGAAGAGGGAGACGCAGGGGAGCGGGCCGTCAAGGCTTTCTCCAAGCAACTGCGCACGCTCGAAGGTAAATGGTATGTGCTGCATACCTATTCAGGCTATGAGAAGCGCGTCAAAGCCAACATTGAATCCCGAGTGACTTCCTTCGGTTTGGAAGACAAGATTTTCCAGGTCGAGATTCCTATGGAAGAGGTCGAGAAGCATACCGACAAAGGCAAGAAGATCGTCACCCGCGTCCGCATTCCCGGATATGTGCTTATTCGCATGTGGCCTGACGAGGATGCGCGCCGCATCGTTCGCGAAACCGAAGCCGTGACCGGCTTTGTTGGCCCATCGCGTGAGCCTGCGCCGTTGTCACGTAAAGAGGTCGTCAACATGATGGCTCCGATGATTGCGTCCGAGGCTCTTAAGGAATCGGGCGACAAGCCTGCGGCAGCCAAGAAGCGCAAAGTTGAGGTTTCCTTCGCGGCTGGCGATCAGGTTACCGTCACCGAGGGTCCATTCTCGACGATGCCTGCCGTTGTCTCCGAAGTTGAGCCAGCCACCCAGAAGCTTACGGTGTTGGTCTCCATCTTCGGCAGAGATACGCCGGTCGAGCTTGGTTTCG
- the rpmA gene encoding 50S ribosomal protein L27, translating into MAHKKGASASRNGRDSNAQYLGVKKFGGEAVVAGNIIVRQRGTNFHPGQNVGIGKDHTLFALADGSVQFGVRRDRKTVDVVSD; encoded by the coding sequence ATGGCACATAAGAAGGGCGCTTCCGCTTCTCGCAACGGGCGCGATTCAAACGCGCAGTACCTCGGCGTAAAGAAATTCGGCGGAGAAGCCGTTGTTGCTGGAAACATCATTGTTCGTCAGCGCGGCACCAACTTCCACCCGGGTCAGAACGTCGGTATCGGCAAGGATCACACCTTGTTCGCACTGGCTGATGGCAGCGTTCAGTTTGGAGTTCGTCGCGATCGCAAGACCGTTGATGTGGTTTCAGACTGA
- the obgE gene encoding GTPase ObgE — protein MSSFVDRVTVHVKGGDGGNGASSIRREKYKPLAGPNGGNGGQGGSVIFRAESNSTSLLDYRFMPHRTADSGTMGLGDDKDGSDGGDVILPVPVGTVVFTAKGGSGEQKRPGALLADLRHIGDTFVAARGGNGGLGNRALANKTRRAPGFALLGEPGEERDVVLELKSIADVALVGYPSSGKSSLIAALSSAKPKIADYPFTTLVPNLGVVEAGNQRFTIADVPGLIPGASEGKGLGLEFLRHIERTEIIAHVIDCATMEPDRDPVADYTTIEHELAQYAESLDLPLGVIPIAERPRLILLNKADVPEAKELAQFVSGEFEKMGLRTFIISTASHEGLKELKFALASLVDELRKTIQAKEEDAQEERVLIKPLETGRRSRRSDEGGFSTDFDIKREQDRDGNHWFTVTGVKPERWVMQTNFDNDEAVGYLADRLAKLGVEDSLRRLGARPGDEVHIGTGRNAVAFDWDPTIAAGAEMLDGEPMASRGKDLRLEDQSGRTRRRTNSERREQYHEMMDAKQAVRDAMMAERKAGHWADPAVQDDPHDEGSMLSGSDAQSNDEQSDEQSGDNE, from the coding sequence ATGAGCTCATTCGTAGACCGTGTGACGGTTCATGTCAAAGGTGGCGATGGTGGCAATGGAGCCTCGTCCATCCGACGCGAGAAGTACAAGCCGCTCGCTGGCCCGAATGGTGGTAACGGCGGTCAGGGCGGTTCCGTAATTTTTCGCGCTGAGTCGAATTCCACGAGCCTTCTGGACTATCGCTTCATGCCTCATCGCACGGCCGACTCAGGAACCATGGGTCTTGGCGACGACAAGGATGGCAGCGATGGCGGCGACGTGATTTTGCCGGTGCCGGTCGGAACCGTTGTCTTCACTGCCAAGGGAGGCTCTGGAGAGCAGAAGCGTCCAGGTGCGCTGCTTGCCGATCTGCGACATATCGGCGATACCTTCGTGGCTGCAAGAGGTGGCAATGGGGGGCTTGGCAACCGTGCGCTGGCCAACAAAACACGTCGCGCACCGGGTTTCGCATTGCTCGGTGAGCCTGGAGAGGAACGCGATGTCGTTCTCGAACTGAAGTCCATCGCAGACGTCGCCTTGGTCGGATATCCAAGCTCGGGCAAGTCCAGCCTGATTGCCGCGCTGAGCTCTGCGAAGCCGAAGATTGCGGACTACCCGTTCACCACCTTGGTGCCCAATCTCGGTGTGGTCGAGGCGGGCAACCAGCGTTTCACGATTGCCGACGTCCCAGGGCTCATACCCGGTGCCTCGGAAGGCAAGGGGCTGGGGCTTGAATTCCTGCGCCATATTGAACGCACGGAAATCATCGCTCATGTCATCGATTGCGCGACCATGGAGCCTGACCGCGACCCCGTGGCGGACTATACGACGATTGAGCATGAGCTTGCTCAGTATGCGGAAAGCCTTGATCTGCCGCTCGGCGTGATTCCGATTGCCGAACGTCCACGTCTTATTCTGCTCAACAAGGCCGATGTGCCTGAGGCCAAGGAACTGGCCCAGTTCGTGAGCGGCGAGTTCGAGAAGATGGGATTGCGCACCTTCATCATCTCAACGGCATCACATGAGGGCTTGAAGGAGCTCAAGTTCGCGCTTGCCTCGCTTGTCGATGAATTGCGCAAGACGATTCAGGCGAAGGAAGAGGACGCTCAGGAAGAGCGAGTGCTTATCAAGCCGCTGGAGACGGGTCGTCGCAGCAGAAGATCCGATGAAGGTGGATTCAGCACTGACTTCGATATCAAGCGCGAGCAGGATCGTGACGGCAATCACTGGTTCACCGTAACCGGTGTCAAGCCTGAACGTTGGGTCATGCAGACGAACTTCGACAATGACGAAGCTGTGGGATATCTCGCTGATCGTCTGGCCAAGCTCGGAGTCGAGGATTCCCTGCGCAGACTTGGCGCGCGTCCGGGCGATGAGGTTCATATCGGCACGGGCAGGAATGCCGTTGCATTCGATTGGGATCCGACCATCGCTGCAGGGGCTGAAATGCTTGATGGCGAGCCGATGGCCTCGCGCGGCAAGGATTTGCGTCTCGAAGACCAGTCTGGCCGAACTCGCAGAAGGACCAACTCGGAACGACGCGAGCAATATCACGAGATGATGGATGCCAAGCAGGCCGTCAGAGATGCCATGATGGCGGAGCGCAAGGCAGGCCATTGGGCTGATCCAGCCGTTCAGGATGATCCTCATGACGAGGGCAGCATGCTCAGCGGCAGTGACGCTCAAAGTAATGACGAGCAAAGTGACGAGCAAAGTGGCGATAACGAGTAA
- a CDS encoding Rne/Rng family ribonuclease, giving the protein MPNSQEEGLGENKTLTNITNTTEQSAPTQRSEQPEQPRRRRVSRRVVRVAGAANAHVPVRVENQESEQQAPDTSTSVKNASAKSAPATSTAVKGRAEKHESAQREASHTPTRTRRRTKRLDALEFESPATQSRKAAVDDNDIDSNKAVSKKDNAVERKSRAQEAVESLSTTASHHAPAAARPMTSLLFQEPVIPAETSRHNSSDVDGEADGQAEEPEDTTNSDRQNSDRRERRSRRSREHNGSNRGNDDTHADEQDSQTASSSADEDEQEQGESRHRSRRSRHVQEDSQHESRSKRTQRLNAQERRAAAEVEHIEEDLEYDEIHYAPIDEDEFRLSRASKRRRNRGARKDEDSRTENSRTENDRHGNGRDEDDNLRDHESEDSFRDKRHGRDDDYDEEDRDDEQLSGIRRRHRHHSEGESDDDGSYETTGTRRRRRRRSTKSAESSRSEESASTPRRSRKQQYIDEITDIQGSTRLEAKRQRRRDNRRDRSRQMQLVEQDFLARRENVKREMVVREKEQHTQISVIEDDILVEHYVSDIQEVATVGNVYIGRVQNVLPSMEAAFVDIGQARNGVLYAGEVNWDTTRLEGQPRRIELAFKSGDPVLVQVTKDPIGHKGARLTSQVTLAGRFLVLVPSGGMTGVSRKLTERERTRLKSIVARIAPKDMGVIIRTAAENATEEAITKDLESLMKQWEIIDRKRKTTVILKKPKLLQGEPDVAIRVVRDIFNDEFQSLIVQGDKVYERIEEYIDSMAPDLKSRLTKWEPADHQGADVFDTWHIDGQLRKGMERQVYLPSGGSLVIDRTEAMTTIDVNTGRYIGKGKSLEETVTRCNLEASEEIARQLRLRDIGGMVMIDYVDMVMPANRDLVLKRLLECLARDRTKHQVAEVTSLGLVQMTRKRVGQGLVEAFSEECPTCKGRGFILHDEPTISASYGDPYALKGGDPFVKTKHAHHETQEQGGSGVSSPDVKAKLAKIAAAAQAASTEPESDEE; this is encoded by the coding sequence GTGCCCAATTCGCAAGAAGAGGGTCTTGGCGAGAACAAGACCCTGACCAATATCACTAATACAACTGAACAGTCAGCACCAACGCAGCGTTCGGAACAACCCGAGCAGCCACGTCGCCGCAGAGTCAGCAGACGCGTCGTCCGCGTTGCCGGAGCCGCAAATGCGCATGTGCCGGTCCGTGTCGAGAATCAGGAGTCTGAACAACAGGCTCCAGACACGAGCACATCCGTAAAGAATGCATCGGCAAAGAGCGCTCCTGCAACAAGCACTGCCGTGAAGGGCAGAGCCGAGAAGCACGAGTCTGCACAACGCGAAGCTTCGCATACCCCGACGAGAACGCGTCGGCGTACCAAGCGTCTGGATGCGCTCGAATTTGAGTCACCTGCCACACAGAGCCGCAAGGCCGCCGTTGATGACAACGATATCGATTCGAACAAGGCCGTATCCAAGAAGGATAACGCCGTCGAAAGAAAGTCGAGGGCGCAAGAGGCCGTTGAATCGCTGTCAACCACTGCATCTCACCATGCGCCCGCAGCAGCTCGACCCATGACATCACTGCTCTTCCAGGAACCAGTGATCCCCGCAGAAACATCAAGGCACAATAGCTCTGATGTCGATGGGGAAGCCGACGGGCAAGCTGAAGAGCCCGAAGATACGACGAATTCTGACAGGCAGAATTCCGACAGGCGCGAAAGACGGAGCAGACGCTCGCGTGAACACAACGGATCCAATCGTGGCAATGACGATACCCATGCTGACGAGCAGGATTCACAAACGGCGTCATCCAGCGCAGACGAGGACGAGCAGGAGCAAGGCGAGTCTCGGCATAGAAGCCGCCGCTCGCGCCATGTGCAGGAAGACAGCCAGCATGAGTCGCGCAGCAAGCGCACGCAGCGGCTCAATGCCCAGGAGCGTCGCGCCGCTGCAGAGGTCGAGCACATCGAAGAGGATCTTGAATACGACGAGATTCACTATGCGCCAATCGACGAGGACGAATTCAGACTATCCAGAGCTTCGAAGCGTCGCCGCAACCGTGGCGCTCGCAAGGACGAAGACAGCCGCACCGAGAACAGTCGCACAGAGAACGATCGTCATGGTAACGGACGTGACGAGGACGACAACCTACGCGATCATGAGTCGGAGGATTCTTTCAGAGACAAGCGTCATGGGCGTGATGACGATTATGACGAGGAAGATCGTGATGACGAGCAGCTCAGTGGCATCCGTCGCCGCCACCGCCACCATAGCGAAGGCGAATCCGATGATGATGGCAGCTATGAAACCACAGGCACCCGTCGTCGTAGAAGAAGACGTTCCACCAAATCCGCTGAATCGTCACGTTCCGAAGAGAGCGCTTCGACGCCAAGGCGCTCTCGCAAGCAGCAATACATTGACGAGATAACCGACATTCAAGGTTCCACGCGACTTGAGGCAAAGCGCCAGCGCCGTCGTGACAATCGTCGTGACCGAAGCCGCCAGATGCAGCTCGTTGAGCAGGACTTCCTGGCGCGTCGTGAAAACGTGAAGCGTGAGATGGTGGTCCGCGAAAAGGAACAGCATACGCAGATCTCGGTGATTGAAGACGATATTCTCGTTGAACACTACGTTTCAGACATTCAGGAGGTTGCCACAGTCGGCAACGTCTATATCGGACGCGTGCAGAACGTCCTGCCCAGCATGGAAGCCGCATTCGTCGATATTGGGCAGGCACGAAACGGCGTGCTCTATGCGGGCGAAGTGAATTGGGACACCACCAGGTTGGAAGGGCAGCCGCGCAGAATCGAGCTTGCCTTCAAATCGGGCGATCCCGTGCTCGTGCAGGTCACCAAGGATCCGATTGGACACAAGGGTGCACGCCTGACTTCTCAGGTGACGCTTGCGGGTAGATTCCTCGTGCTTGTGCCATCGGGCGGCATGACTGGCGTAAGTCGCAAGCTGACCGAGCGCGAACGCACTCGGCTGAAGTCTATCGTTGCCAGAATCGCGCCGAAGGATATGGGTGTGATCATTCGTACCGCTGCAGAGAATGCGACGGAAGAGGCCATCACCAAGGATCTTGAAAGCCTTATGAAGCAGTGGGAAATCATTGATCGCAAGCGCAAGACCACGGTTATCCTCAAGAAGCCGAAGCTGCTGCAGGGTGAGCCGGACGTTGCGATTCGCGTGGTCCGCGATATCTTCAACGACGAGTTCCAATCACTTATCGTTCAAGGCGACAAGGTCTATGAGCGCATCGAGGAATACATTGATTCGATGGCTCCTGACTTGAAGAGTCGACTGACCAAATGGGAACCTGCCGACCATCAGGGTGCCGATGTCTTCGACACATGGCATATCGACGGGCAGCTGCGCAAGGGCATGGAACGTCAGGTCTATCTCCCTTCAGGCGGTTCGCTCGTGATCGACCGTACTGAGGCCATGACGACGATCGATGTGAACACCGGCCGATACATCGGCAAGGGCAAGTCACTTGAAGAGACGGTTACGCGCTGCAATCTTGAGGCATCCGAAGAGATAGCCCGCCAACTGAGGCTGCGTGACATCGGTGGCATGGTCATGATCGACTATGTGGACATGGTGATGCCGGCGAACCGTGATCTTGTGCTCAAGCGTCTGCTTGAATGCCTTGCTCGAGACAGAACGAAGCATCAGGTTGCCGAGGTTACCTCCCTCGGTCTTGTTCAGATGACGCGAAAGCGTGTCGGACAGGGGCTGGTCGAGGCGTTCTCGGAGGAATGCCCGACTTGCAAGGGTCGAGGTTTCATCCTTCATGACGAGCCCACCATTTCTGCATCATATGGCGATCCCTATGCTCTTAAGGGTGGCGATCCCTTCGTCAAGACCAAGCATGCTCACCATGAGACCCAGGAGCAGGGTGGTTCGGGAGTGTCATCTCCTGATGTGAAGGCGAAGCTGGCGAAAATCGCCGCTGCCGCTCAAGCCGCATCCACCGAGCCTGAGAGCGACGAGGAATAG
- the proB gene encoding glutamate 5-kinase yields the protein MTTPSQAQVRSSVAQAKTVVVKVGSSSLTSSTGHLDVARLNALVAALAEVRRMGANVVLVSSGAIAAGFGPLGFDARPADVTTQQATASVGQGLLMAHYEAAFGRYGIRVGQILITAADTIRSVQYRNAQRTLKRLLQLGVVPIVNENDALASNEIRFGDNDRLSALIANLVRADALVLLTDVDGLYTAPPCEEGAKRLDYVPNVEKILDKIRVSGSGSDLGTGGMVTKLEAAHVAAASGIPTVLTKAENAGPAMLGDPVGTAFAPIRHRGSSRRLWIGYAAAPRGELIVDDGAAQAVRGGRASLLAAGVVAVDREFSAGDPVWICDEEGNHLAKGLSSFDSEEIAQMLGKNTSELKHEFGAEYAHPLVHRDNLVLV from the coding sequence ATGACCACACCGTCCCAGGCGCAAGTGCGTTCGAGCGTGGCTCAGGCAAAAACCGTCGTGGTCAAGGTTGGTTCGAGTTCGCTTACGTCGTCAACGGGTCATCTCGATGTGGCAAGGCTGAATGCACTGGTTGCAGCGCTTGCCGAGGTTCGTCGGATGGGTGCGAATGTGGTGCTGGTTTCTTCCGGTGCCATCGCAGCCGGTTTCGGGCCGCTTGGCTTTGATGCCCGACCGGCCGATGTCACCACGCAGCAAGCCACGGCCTCCGTGGGACAGGGACTGCTGATGGCCCATTACGAGGCGGCGTTTGGAAGATATGGAATCCGTGTAGGTCAGATTCTGATTACGGCAGCTGACACCATCAGGTCCGTGCAATATCGCAATGCCCAGCGCACCTTGAAGCGTCTGCTTCAGCTTGGCGTGGTGCCAATCGTGAACGAAAACGACGCTCTGGCAAGCAATGAAATTCGTTTTGGCGACAATGATCGTCTTTCTGCTCTGATCGCCAACCTGGTTCGCGCCGATGCTCTGGTGTTGCTCACCGATGTTGATGGTCTCTATACCGCGCCCCCTTGCGAAGAGGGTGCCAAACGTTTGGATTATGTCCCTAACGTGGAAAAGATTCTGGACAAGATACGAGTTTCAGGTTCGGGTTCAGACTTAGGCACGGGTGGCATGGTCACCAAGCTTGAAGCGGCTCACGTCGCTGCAGCATCGGGCATTCCCACCGTGCTTACCAAGGCTGAGAACGCCGGACCTGCCATGTTGGGCGATCCGGTCGGCACCGCATTCGCGCCGATTCGTCACCGTGGCAGCTCGCGCAGACTGTGGATTGGCTATGCTGCCGCACCTCGTGGTGAACTCATCGTCGATGATGGTGCGGCACAGGCGGTGCGTGGCGGCAGGGCAAGTCTTCTTGCAGCGGGCGTCGTCGCCGTGGATCGAGAGTTTTCGGCTGGAGACCCTGTGTGGATATGCGACGAAGAGGGCAATCATCTAGCCAAGGGACTGTCTTCATTCGATTCCGAAGAGATCGCCCAGATGCTCGGCAAGAATACATCAGAACTCAAGCATGAATTCGGTGCCGAATACGCGCATCCGCTCGTTCATCGCGATAATCTCGTGCTGGTATGA
- the rplU gene encoding 50S ribosomal protein L21, which produces MYAIVKAGGHQEKVEVGDIITVNRLNKANGETVEFPVALLVDGTKVTVAAKDLAKVSATGEVVDDEAKGPKIHIQKFKNKTGVARKQGHRQKLTSVKITAIA; this is translated from the coding sequence ATGTACGCGATTGTGAAGGCCGGTGGCCATCAGGAAAAGGTTGAGGTCGGAGATATCATCACCGTCAACCGTCTTAACAAGGCAAACGGTGAGACCGTTGAGTTCCCAGTGGCCTTGCTTGTCGACGGAACCAAGGTAACGGTAGCCGCCAAGGATCTCGCTAAGGTATCTGCAACCGGTGAGGTTGTGGATGATGAGGCCAAGGGACCTAAGATTCACATTCAGAAGTTCAAGAACAAGACTGGCGTGGCACGCAAGCAGGGTCACCGTCAGAAGCTTACTTCCGTCAAAATCACCGCAATCGCCTGA
- the secE gene encoding preprotein translocase subunit SecE has translation MAKSQRSGDQDPKPNFFMRIGQFIKQIIDELRKVVTPTRKDLLLWSVAVFVFVLILMVFVTVMDIGLGKLVLLVFG, from the coding sequence ATGGCGAAGTCACAACGGTCTGGAGATCAGGACCCAAAGCCCAACTTCTTCATGCGCATTGGCCAGTTCATCAAGCAGATCATTGACGAGTTGCGCAAGGTTGTGACACCGACACGCAAGGATTTGTTGCTGTGGTCTGTTGCCGTATTCGTCTTCGTGCTGATTCTCATGGTGTTCGTAACTGTTATGGATATAGGGCTTGGTAAGCTCGTGCTTTTGGTATTCGGCTGA
- a CDS encoding pyridoxal phosphate-dependent aminotransferase: MTAQAWQTLSNRIQNVAPSATLAVDTKAKAMKADGIDIIGFGAGEPNFPTPQYIVDAAAQACQDPRNHRYTPTAGLPELRAAIAKKTERDSGYAVDPVQVVVTNGGKQAVYETLQVLINPGDEVIVPAPYWTSYPEMIKLAGGKPVSVLASVDDGFVPTVAQLEAARTEKTKAIIVNSPSNPCGSVWDAKTTRDIAHWAIEHHIWILSDEIYEHLTYGNTVTCHIGAEVPECREQLIVLNGVAKTFAMTGWRVGWLIAPQYFAQAVSKLQGHLSSNVSDVSQRAALAAVSGDLSAVASMRSAFDIRRQHIESMLNEIPGVFCPNPTGAFYAFCNVTGLLNKPHGPHAAVARSSADLAGLLLEEAHIAAVPGEAFGAQGYLRFSYALDDKDLIEGIRRFKAWAEA, encoded by the coding sequence ATGACCGCACAAGCATGGCAAACTCTGAGCAATCGCATTCAAAACGTTGCGCCGAGCGCAACATTGGCAGTTGATACCAAGGCAAAGGCAATGAAAGCCGACGGGATTGACATCATAGGCTTTGGCGCGGGGGAACCTAATTTCCCGACCCCACAATATATAGTCGATGCCGCTGCTCAGGCATGTCAGGATCCAAGGAATCACCGGTACACGCCAACCGCAGGTCTTCCTGAACTGCGAGCGGCTATCGCCAAGAAAACCGAACGCGATTCGGGATATGCCGTTGACCCTGTGCAGGTTGTGGTGACCAATGGCGGTAAGCAGGCGGTGTATGAGACACTGCAGGTGCTGATCAATCCAGGCGATGAGGTTATCGTTCCTGCCCCGTATTGGACAAGCTACCCCGAGATGATCAAGCTGGCGGGCGGCAAGCCGGTCAGCGTTCTTGCATCAGTCGATGATGGTTTCGTGCCAACGGTCGCACAGCTTGAGGCCGCTCGCACTGAGAAGACCAAGGCGATTATCGTCAATTCGCCATCCAACCCCTGCGGTTCGGTCTGGGATGCGAAAACGACCCGTGACATAGCTCATTGGGCCATCGAGCATCATATATGGATTCTTTCAGACGAAATATATGAGCACCTGACCTATGGCAATACCGTGACATGCCATATTGGTGCGGAAGTCCCCGAATGTCGCGAACAGCTCATCGTTCTCAACGGTGTCGCCAAAACCTTCGCCATGACCGGTTGGCGAGTCGGCTGGCTCATTGCACCGCAGTACTTCGCACAGGCAGTCTCCAAACTCCAGGGGCATCTGAGTTCCAATGTGTCGGATGTGAGCCAGCGCGCTGCATTGGCTGCAGTCTCGGGCGATCTAAGCGCCGTCGCAAGCATGCGTTCGGCTTTTGACATTCGGCGGCAGCATATCGAATCGATGCTCAATGAGATTCCAGGTGTGTTTTGCCCGAACCCAACGGGAGCATTCTACGCTTTCTGCAATGTGACAGGTCTGCTGAACAAGCCTCACGGCCCGCATGCAGCCGTCGCACGCTCCTCAGCCGATCTTGCAGGCTTGCTTCTCGAAGAGGCGCATATTGCCGCCGTGCCCGGCGAGGCCTTCGGCGCGCAAGGTTATCTGAGATTCTCGTACGCGCTTGACGACAAGGATCTGATCGAAGGCATCAGACGGTTCAAGGCTTGGGCTGAGGCCTGA